The following proteins are co-located in the Silene latifolia isolate original U9 population chromosome 1, ASM4854445v1, whole genome shotgun sequence genome:
- the LOC141652937 gene encoding uncharacterized protein LOC141652937 translates to MVKKSSFPKDRCPDGVYGSQVVYKRPFLEEFMKFCLQRFEVGIWSAAQVHNINGILGCVLQDFKSRFLFVWNQDHCSNYGYKLPGNKRKPLFFKELTKLWSNLGHQFSESNTLLIDDDPYKALLNPANTGIFLDTYNVKDASDNALYLKNELGIFLEGLADAKDVPSYVKLHRIGQPAVGPTHPDWDFYSTIRGRRFKN, encoded by the exons ATGGTTAAGAAATCTTCATTTCCTAAAGATCGATGTCCTGATGGAGTTTATGGTTCACAAGTTG TTTATAAGAGGCCGTTCCTGGAAGAGTTTATGAAGTTTTGTCTCCAACGATTTGAAGTGGGTATATGGTCTGCTGCTCAAGT GCATAACATCAATGGTATCCTTGGATGTGTTCTGCAGGACTTCAAAAGCCGATTCTTATTTGTTTGG AACCAGGATCATTGCTCAAACTATGGATACAAATTGCCTGGTAATAAGAGGAAGCCTCTGTTCTTCAAAGAGTTGACCAAGCTTTGGTCAAACCTAGGGCACCAGTTTTCTGAATCAAACACTTTGCTAATTGATGATGACCCTTACAAAGCCCTCCTTAACCCG GCAAACACAGGAATATTTCTCGACACTTATAATGTCAAGGATGCGAGTGATAATGCTCTAT ATTTGAAAAATGAACTAGGCATATTTTTGGAGGGTTTAGCAGATGCTAAGGATGTGCCTTCATACGTAAAATTGCACCGGATTGGGCAGCCTGCTGTGGGGCCTACCCACCCTGACTGGGACTTCTACTCGACAATTCGTGGTCGCCGTTTCAAGAATTGA